The following proteins are co-located in the Fusobacteria bacterium ZRK30 genome:
- the raiA gene encoding ribosome-associated translation inhibitor RaiA: protein MRTTIRGRHLEVTEGIKNYAEKRFGKLETYFNHIDETEVVLKYEDKKVYGVEVIVTTKGNKYIAKTKGGELYTEIDKAKEKIKGVLTKEKKKIIDSKREEKPEVE, encoded by the coding sequence ATGAGAACGACAATAAGAGGAAGACACTTAGAGGTAACAGAGGGAATCAAAAATTATGCAGAGAAGAGATTTGGTAAATTGGAGACGTACTTTAATCATATAGATGAGACTGAAGTTGTTTTAAAATATGAAGACAAAAAAGTATATGGTGTAGAAGTTATTGTAACTACCAAGGGAAATAAATACATTGCTAAAACTAAAGGTGGAGAATTATACACTGAGATAGATAAAGCTAAAGAGAAGATAAAAGGTGTGTTGACTAAAGAAAAGAAGAAGATTATAGACAGTAAGAGGGAAGAGAAGCCAGAAGTTGAATAG